The following is a genomic window from Chitinophaga caseinilytica.
AATTTCGGCGGCCTCTCCCCGATCCTGCTGCCCATGGTGATCGCCGCCAGCGGCATCATCTTCAGCATTCTCGCTACCTTCTTCGTGCGTATCAGCGACAGCGCCGGTCTCAGCACCGGTCCTGTTCAGAAAGCACTGAACATGGGCAACTGGGGCTCCATCGTGCTCACGGCGATCGCCTGCGTAGGCCTCGTGTACTGGATCCTCCCCGCTGAGGCCTTCTACCTGCAGCGCGACTTCATCGGCGGCGACGCACTCCGCGAAGGCGCTAAAGCCATTACGCAAAATGGTGTCATCGGCGCCATCTTCGTTGGGCTCGCCGTAGGTACCCTCATGAGCATTATCACGGAATATTATACCGCTATGGGCAAACGCCCGGTGATGTCCATCATCCGCCAGTCTTCCACCGGCCACGCAACGAACGTAATCGGCGGTCTGGCCGTAGGGATGGAATCCACGCTGTTCCCGACCATCGTACTGGCAGCCGGCATCTACGGCTCTTACGCCTGCGCAGGCCTTTATGGCGTAGCCATCGCGGCAGCGGGCATGATGGCCACTACGGCCATGCAGCTGGCGATCGACGCATTCGGCCCCATCGCCGACAACGCCGGCGGTATCGCTGAAATGAGCGAACTGCCCAAAGACGTGCGCGAAAAAACCGATATCCTCGACGCGGTAGGCAACACCACCGCTGCAACCGGTAAAGGTTTCGCGATCGCTTCCGCAGCCTTGACCGCCCTGGCGCTCTTTGCCGCATTCGTAGGCGTGGCGGGCATTTCCGGGATCGATATTTATAAAGCCGACGTGCTGGCCGGCCTGTTCATCGGCGCCATGATCCCCTTCATCTTCTCCTCCCTCGCCATCCGCGCGGTGGGCGAAGCTGCCATGTCGATGGTGGAAGAAGTGCGCCGCCAGTTCCGCACCATTCCCGGTATCATGGAAGGCACCGGCAAACCGGAATACGACAAATGCGTGGCCATTTCCACCGAAGCATCTATCCGTAAAATGATGCTGCCCGGCGCCATCGCACTGGTTTCGCCCCTGCTGATCGGCTTTATCTTCGGCCCCGAAGTGCTCGGCGGCTTCCTCGCAGGCGCTACCGTGAGCGGTGTGCTCATGGGCATGTTCCAGAACAATGC
Proteins encoded in this region:
- a CDS encoding sodium-translocating pyrophosphatase, with translation MSIAYIIPLFGLIALLFTAVQSAWVSKQDAGNERMQEIARHIAEGAMAFLKAEYKILTYFVIIAALLLGYMGFSHENSDWTIALAFVIGAVFSATAGFIGMRIATKANVRTAQAARTSLSKALKVSFTGGSVMGMGVAGLAVLGLGGLFILLKAYFGAAPNTAEMVKTIEVLTGFSLGAESIALFARVGGGIYTKAADVGADLVGKVEQGIPEDDPRNPATIADNVGDNVGDVAGMGADLFGSYVATVLATMVLGSEARAIDNFGGLSPILLPMVIAASGIIFSILATFFVRISDSAGLSTGPVQKALNMGNWGSIVLTAIACVGLVYWILPAEAFYLQRDFIGGDALREGAKAITQNGVIGAIFVGLAVGTLMSIITEYYTAMGKRPVMSIIRQSSTGHATNVIGGLAVGMESTLFPTIVLAAGIYGSYACAGLYGVAIAAAGMMATTAMQLAIDAFGPIADNAGGIAEMSELPKDVREKTDILDAVGNTTAATGKGFAIASAALTALALFAAFVGVAGISGIDIYKADVLAGLFIGAMIPFIFSSLAIRAVGEAAMSMVEEVRRQFRTIPGIMEGTGKPEYDKCVAISTEASIRKMMLPGAIALVSPLLIGFIFGPEVLGGFLAGATVSGVLMGMFQNNAGGAWDNAKKSFEKGVEINGETYYKKSEPHKASVTGDTVGDPFKDTSGPSMNILIKLMSIVSLVIAPTLAEIHIHKQEPPVAKQQPAPEAPAKEVAAVKL